A section of the Sphingomonas ginsenosidivorax genome encodes:
- the leuD gene encoding 3-isopropylmalate dehydratase small subunit, with amino-acid sequence MKPVTTVSGTAYPWGAKNVDTDVIIPAHWLKTITRTGLGKGAFETVRAQPGNIFDDPAYAGAPILIAGDNFGCGSSREHAAWALADLGIAAVIAPSFSDIFSGNAFKNGIVTVVLPEDVIDRLIEVAKTDPVTIDLESMTVTTPFQDRFSFELDAFRRQCLMEGLDEIGLTLARDTQISKFEAGLRENRPWTLKESGYAGVAVEGVGRT; translated from the coding sequence ATGAAGCCCGTCACCACCGTCAGCGGCACCGCCTATCCCTGGGGTGCGAAGAACGTCGACACCGACGTCATCATACCCGCGCACTGGCTGAAGACGATCACCCGCACCGGCCTCGGCAAGGGCGCGTTCGAGACCGTGCGCGCGCAGCCGGGCAACATCTTCGACGATCCCGCTTATGCCGGCGCGCCGATCCTGATCGCGGGCGACAATTTCGGCTGCGGGTCGAGCCGCGAACATGCCGCCTGGGCGCTCGCCGACTTAGGGATAGCCGCGGTGATCGCGCCGAGCTTCTCGGACATCTTCTCGGGCAACGCGTTCAAGAACGGCATCGTCACGGTCGTCCTGCCCGAAGACGTCATCGACCGGCTGATCGAGGTCGCGAAGACCGATCCCGTCACGATCGACCTGGAGAGCATGACGGTCACCACGCCGTTCCAGGACCGCTTCAGCTTCGAGTTGGACGCGTTCCGGCGCCAGTGCCTGATGGAAGGACTGGACGAGATCGGCCTGACGCTGGCAAGGGATACCCAGATTTCAAAATTCGAGGCCGGGCTGCGCGAGAATCGCCCCTGGACCCTCAAGGAGAGCGGGTATGCGGGCGTTGCTGTCGAAGGTGTCGGGCGGACCTGA
- the grxD gene encoding Grx4 family monothiol glutaredoxin — translation MTEDANARIDTLVKSNPVVLFMKGSPLFPQCGFSSRAIAILNHLNVEFESVDVLQDQGIRQGIKAYSDWPTIPQLYVDGEFVGGSDIMMEMYESGELAQLFSKDAEA, via the coding sequence ATGACTGAAGACGCCAACGCCCGCATCGACACGCTCGTCAAGTCGAACCCCGTCGTGCTGTTCATGAAGGGCAGCCCGCTGTTCCCGCAGTGCGGATTTTCGAGCCGCGCGATCGCGATCCTCAACCATCTGAACGTCGAGTTCGAGAGCGTCGACGTGCTGCAGGACCAGGGCATCCGCCAGGGCATCAAGGCCTATTCGGACTGGCCGACCATCCCGCAGCTCTATGTCGACGGCGAGTTCGTCGGCGGGTCCGACATCATGATGGAAATGTACGAGAGCGGCGAGCTGGCCCAGCTGTTTTCGAAGGATGCGGAGGCCTGA
- a CDS encoding DUF1476 domain-containing protein, whose translation MTSIEDRGRANETHFAREEELAFRITARRNRLLGQWAATEMKLTKEEADAYATALVHADLEGGGDDDVVRKLVGDLTAAGVDHDESTVRRALAQQMIEARRQLLEAQ comes from the coding sequence ATGACCAGCATCGAAGACCGCGGACGCGCGAACGAAACGCATTTCGCGCGCGAAGAAGAACTGGCGTTCCGCATCACCGCACGCCGCAACCGCCTGCTCGGCCAATGGGCCGCGACCGAGATGAAGCTGACCAAGGAAGAGGCCGACGCCTATGCGACGGCACTGGTGCACGCCGACCTCGAGGGGGGCGGTGACGACGACGTCGTGCGGAAGCTGGTCGGCGACCTGACCGCCGCCGGCGTCGACCATGACGAATCCACCGTCCGCCGCGCGCTCGCGCAGCAGATGATCGAGGCGCGGCGCCAGCTGCTGGAGGCGCAATAA
- a CDS encoding M56 family metallopeptidase — MSAALSGWAIAALIASTVLMIAVLLIRTPVRRLFGPQVAYALWALPALRLILPPMPQGWRDIATPISRAGETIAVYVIEPAGTAAVASAPHYPSLGLVAGVLWGVGAAVFLVWHFVQHSRFCARMLGTAERLDDQQGVRVIASPAAPGPLAFGVVRRYVAFPRDFDDRYDADERALALAHELGHHQRGDLVANWAALVVLALHWFNPVAWRAFRRFRADQELANDARVLAGRSAVDRHIYACAIVKAAHGGAVSAACHLHTITDLKGRLRMLTTSRTSRRRLAAGTVSVGLLVAAGLGFTASGTSAAEAIGARIHTDLPAMPPMPAMPQMASVPAVTPVPPMPPRASLQAVEPVPPVPPVPPVPGVGGPRTRIMQIRTGDRATVPGVPEVSERVCADGRDGDVKQLVINRQDGDRRIMVVCTNRIEKAASDAAELAVNSKDIERNALRHAITGLRSARAGIAGNMSMSAEQRAEALAGIDEGIAEVESDIAKAN, encoded by the coding sequence GTGAGCGCCGCACTGTCGGGCTGGGCGATCGCGGCGCTGATCGCCTCGACGGTCCTGATGATCGCCGTGTTGCTCATCCGCACGCCGGTCCGCCGTCTTTTCGGGCCGCAGGTCGCCTATGCGCTATGGGCCTTGCCCGCGCTGCGGCTGATCCTGCCGCCAATGCCACAGGGGTGGCGCGACATCGCCACCCCCATCTCGCGCGCCGGCGAGACGATCGCAGTCTATGTGATCGAACCCGCCGGTACCGCCGCCGTCGCGTCTGCGCCCCACTATCCCTCGCTCGGTTTGGTCGCCGGTGTGCTGTGGGGCGTGGGCGCGGCGGTGTTCCTCGTCTGGCATTTCGTCCAGCACAGCCGCTTCTGCGCGCGGATGCTCGGCACCGCCGAGCGACTCGACGACCAGCAGGGGGTGCGCGTCATCGCCAGTCCCGCGGCGCCGGGCCCGCTCGCGTTCGGCGTCGTCCGCCGCTACGTCGCGTTCCCGCGCGATTTCGACGACCGCTACGATGCCGACGAACGCGCGCTCGCGCTGGCGCACGAGCTCGGCCACCATCAGCGCGGCGACCTGGTCGCCAACTGGGCGGCGCTCGTCGTGCTCGCGCTCCATTGGTTCAATCCGGTCGCCTGGCGCGCGTTCCGCCGCTTCCGCGCCGACCAGGAACTCGCCAACGACGCGCGCGTGCTCGCCGGCCGGTCCGCGGTCGACCGCCACATCTATGCCTGCGCCATCGTCAAGGCCGCGCATGGCGGCGCGGTGTCCGCCGCCTGTCACCTCCATACCATCACCGACCTGAAAGGGAGACTCCGCATGCTGACCACCTCGCGCACCTCGCGCCGCCGCCTTGCCGCCGGAACCGTTTCGGTCGGGCTGCTCGTCGCCGCCGGTCTCGGCTTCACCGCCTCGGGGACGAGCGCCGCCGAGGCGATCGGCGCCCGGATCCACACCGACCTGCCGGCCATGCCTCCGATGCCCGCGATGCCGCAGATGGCATCCGTGCCCGCGGTGACACCCGTGCCGCCGATGCCGCCACGGGCGTCGCTGCAGGCGGTCGAGCCCGTTCCGCCGGTTCCGCCCGTTCCGCCCGTTCCCGGCGTCGGCGGCCCGCGCACTCGCATCATGCAGATCCGCACGGGCGACCGGGCGACGGTCCCCGGCGTCCCGGAGGTCAGCGAGCGCGTCTGCGCCGACGGCCGCGACGGCGACGTCAAGCAGCTCGTGATCAATCGTCAGGACGGCGACCGCCGGATCATGGTGGTGTGCACCAACCGCATCGAGAAGGCGGCGTCCGATGCGGCGGAGCTCGCGGTGAACAGCAAGGACATCGAACGCAACGCGCTGCGCCACGCGATCACGGGCCTGCGCAGCGCACGCGCCGGGATCGCCGGCAACATGAGCATGTCCGCGGAGCAGCGTGCGGAGGCGCTCGCCGGGATCGACGAGGGTATCGCCGAGGTGGAATCGGATATCGCCAAGGCGAATTGA
- a CDS encoding MBL fold metallo-hydrolase: MAEHPTGIPIQLEPLVVRVLAPNASPYTYTGTQTHIVGTTDLAVIDPGPDDPAHLAALARVIAGRPVTAIVVTHHHRDHSPATRPLQTATGAPIVGAAPFALDDAGARADASFDPDYVPDRVLAEGDSVSGDGWTLQAIATPGHTSNHLAFALPETKALFSGDHVMGWSTTIVSPPDGDMAAYMASLDKLMGRDDRVYYPGHGEAIEQPQRLVRGMLGHRKQREGQILRLLREDAMPIPILVSRMYVGLDARLVPAAARSVLAHLYDLQTRGLVREQEASWQIAA, from the coding sequence ATGGCTGAGCATCCGACCGGCATCCCGATCCAGCTCGAGCCGCTCGTCGTCCGCGTTCTCGCGCCGAACGCGTCGCCCTACACCTATACCGGTACGCAGACGCATATCGTCGGCACCACCGATCTCGCGGTGATCGATCCCGGCCCCGATGATCCCGCGCATCTCGCCGCGCTCGCGCGCGTCATCGCGGGGCGCCCCGTGACCGCGATCGTCGTCACGCACCACCACCGCGATCACAGCCCCGCGACGCGTCCGCTCCAGACCGCGACCGGCGCGCCGATCGTCGGCGCCGCACCGTTCGCGCTCGACGATGCGGGCGCGCGCGCGGACGCCTCGTTCGATCCCGACTACGTCCCCGACCGCGTGCTGGCCGAGGGCGACAGCGTCTCGGGTGACGGCTGGACGCTGCAGGCGATCGCGACCCCCGGCCACACCTCGAACCACCTGGCCTTCGCGCTGCCGGAGACGAAGGCGCTGTTTTCGGGCGATCACGTCATGGGCTGGTCGACGACGATCGTATCGCCGCCCGACGGCGACATGGCGGCCTACATGGCGAGCCTCGACAAGCTGATGGGGCGCGACGACCGCGTCTATTATCCCGGCCACGGCGAGGCGATCGAACAGCCGCAGCGCCTCGTCCGCGGGATGCTCGGCCACCGCAAGCAGCGCGAGGGGCAGATCCTCCGCCTGCTCCGCGAGGATGCGATGCCGATCCCGATCCTGGTCTCGCGCATGTATGTCGGGCTCGATGCCCGGCTGGTCCCCGCCGCGGCGCGCTCGGTGCTCGCGCATCTCTATGATCTGCAGACCCGCGGACTCGTTCGCGAGCAGGAGGCGTCGTGGCAGATCGCGGCATGA
- a CDS encoding BolA/IbaG family iron-sulfur metabolism protein, which translates to MPMAADDIAAAIRDAIPDADVVITDLAGDGDHYAALVTSASFAGLSRVKQHKAVYAALGDRMGGVLHALQLTTVIA; encoded by the coding sequence ATGCCGATGGCCGCCGACGACATCGCCGCCGCCATCCGCGACGCGATCCCCGATGCCGATGTCGTGATCACCGATCTCGCCGGCGACGGCGACCATTATGCCGCGCTCGTCACCAGCGCGAGCTTCGCCGGCCTGAGCCGCGTGAAGCAGCACAAGGCGGTCTATGCCGCGCTCGGCGACCGCATGGGCGGCGTGCTCCACGCGCTCCAGCTTACCACCGTGATTGCCTGA
- a CDS encoding BlaI/MecI/CopY family transcriptional regulator, whose translation MPERISDAEHAVMEVLWDESPLTAQDVAERVDPAKGWSANTVKTLLGRLLAKTVIGHEADGRRYLYRPLVARDDYVTGESRRLMDRLFGGKLTPLVAHLAERDELTAQDIAEIEALLQEYKA comes from the coding sequence GTGCCAGAGCGTATCAGCGATGCCGAACATGCCGTCATGGAAGTGCTGTGGGACGAATCCCCGCTGACCGCGCAGGACGTCGCCGAGCGCGTCGACCCCGCCAAGGGGTGGAGCGCCAACACCGTCAAGACCTTGCTCGGCAGACTGCTGGCCAAGACCGTCATCGGCCATGAGGCCGACGGTCGCCGCTATCTCTACCGCCCGCTCGTCGCGCGCGACGATTATGTCACGGGCGAATCGCGCCGCCTCATGGACCGGCTGTTCGGTGGCAAGTTGACCCCGCTGGTCGCGCATCTCGCCGAACGCGACGAACTCACCGCGCAGGACATCGCCGAGATCGAGGCGCTGCTGCAGGAGTACAAGGCGTGA
- a CDS encoding DUF4230 domain-containing protein, producing MADRGMTPMPRALRVVVLSLVIVAGLAAILAAYRTYTTRYIITPERRDGPAVAKIVETTFAGASDLKVSTLSGTVQSVGSNRGWFTWLDSSYVMKAPFSVGYFVDLSGMGPSDFRWDEKRKVLSVRAPDVRLGDINIDESHIYIEDTKGVFVTRTMMGAMRRQASQGAERVADGEARKPERIAAARRNARAALTNLVAGPLRAAGLRNVTVAVTFAGERGRSTERWDTSRSLQDVLGNAS from the coding sequence GTGGCAGATCGCGGCATGACCCCGATGCCGCGGGCCTTGCGCGTCGTCGTGCTGTCGCTCGTGATCGTCGCAGGGCTCGCGGCGATCCTCGCGGCGTATCGCACCTACACCACGCGCTACATCATCACGCCCGAGCGCCGCGACGGACCGGCGGTGGCGAAGATCGTCGAGACGACGTTTGCAGGCGCGAGCGACCTCAAGGTCAGCACGCTGTCCGGCACCGTCCAGAGCGTGGGGTCGAACCGCGGCTGGTTCACCTGGCTCGATTCGAGCTACGTGATGAAGGCGCCGTTCTCGGTCGGCTATTTCGTCGACCTGTCGGGGATGGGTCCGTCGGACTTCCGCTGGGACGAGAAGCGCAAGGTGCTGAGCGTCCGCGCGCCCGACGTGCGGCTCGGTGACATCAACATCGACGAATCGCACATCTATATCGAGGACACGAAGGGCGTCTTCGTCACGCGGACGATGATGGGCGCCATGCGCCGCCAGGCGTCGCAGGGGGCGGAGCGCGTCGCGGACGGCGAGGCGCGCAAGCCCGAGCGGATCGCCGCCGCTCGCCGCAACGCGCGTGCGGCTCTGACGAACCTCGTTGCCGGACCATTGCGCGCGGCGGGCTTGCGGAACGTCACCGTCGCCGTGACTTTTGCGGGTGAGCGCGGCCGCTCGACCGAGCGCTGGGACACCTCGCGCTCGCTGCAGGATGTGCTAGGCAACGCCAGCTAA
- a CDS encoding NADPH:quinone oxidoreductase family protein, with the protein MRALLSKVSGGPETLELSELPDPKAGPGQVVVAVRACAINYPDVLIIEDKYQFKPPRPFAPGGEIAGTIAELGEGVTGWAVGDRVIAMIGNGGLAEKVVASAAALYRLPEGRSFAEGASLILTYGTTIHALRDRGHIAAGQTLLVLGAAGGVGLAAIELGKAFGATVVAAVSSDKKAAAAKQAGADTTLVYGRAPFDKDASKALAEQFKAAVGRNGAHIVYDPVGGDYAEPALRSIAWEGRYLVVGFPAGIPKLPLNLTLLKSCDVCGVFWGAFAARDPQANAEHIATLFELWEAGKIAPRVTETFPLEKGGDAIAKMAARGAIGKLVVEVA; encoded by the coding sequence ATGCGGGCGTTGCTGTCGAAGGTGTCGGGCGGACCTGAAACTCTGGAACTGAGCGAGCTGCCCGATCCCAAGGCCGGGCCGGGGCAGGTCGTGGTCGCGGTCAGGGCCTGCGCGATCAACTATCCCGACGTCCTGATTATCGAGGACAAGTACCAGTTCAAGCCGCCGCGCCCGTTCGCGCCGGGCGGCGAGATCGCCGGGACGATCGCCGAACTGGGCGAGGGCGTCACCGGCTGGGCGGTCGGCGACCGTGTGATCGCGATGATCGGCAATGGCGGGCTAGCCGAGAAGGTCGTGGCGAGCGCCGCCGCACTCTATCGCCTGCCCGAAGGTCGCAGCTTCGCCGAGGGCGCATCGCTGATCCTGACCTATGGCACCACGATCCACGCGCTGCGCGACCGCGGGCATATCGCGGCCGGGCAGACATTGCTCGTGCTCGGCGCGGCGGGCGGGGTAGGGCTCGCTGCGATCGAACTCGGCAAGGCGTTCGGTGCGACCGTCGTCGCCGCGGTGTCGTCCGACAAGAAGGCGGCCGCCGCGAAGCAGGCGGGGGCCGACACCACGCTCGTCTATGGCCGTGCGCCGTTCGACAAGGACGCGTCGAAGGCGCTCGCCGAACAGTTCAAGGCGGCGGTCGGCCGCAACGGCGCGCACATCGTCTATGATCCGGTCGGCGGCGACTATGCCGAACCCGCATTGCGCTCGATCGCATGGGAAGGGCGGTATCTGGTCGTCGGCTTCCCCGCGGGAATCCCGAAACTCCCGCTCAACCTGACCCTGCTCAAGAGCTGCGACGTGTGCGGCGTGTTCTGGGGCGCGTTCGCGGCGCGCGATCCGCAGGCCAACGCCGAGCATATCGCGACGCTGTTCGAGCTGTGGGAAGCCGGCAAGATCGCCCCGCGCGTGACTGAGACGTTCCCGCTGGAAAAGGGCGGCGACGCGATCGCCAAGATGGCCGCGCGCGGCGCGATCGGGAAACTGGTGGTCGAGGTCGCCTGA